The Lycium barbarum isolate Lr01 chromosome 11, ASM1917538v2, whole genome shotgun sequence genome contains the following window.
aaaaatatatcaaatggggatcaaataatgaataaggtaaattagtcaaattataattctaatcgacgttttcttaaaaaaccatgcaaaagacaacatgacaagtaaaatgagctcaaccgagaatatttaccaaaaattaaaaaatagtatttcttagtttaaatagaaaatcaatttctactttgtttcgtcttaaacatgtaaaattaatttaataatttgaattagaattatccaaatcaaaatttgataaaaaataataataagtattttacacctttaaattaatcgaattaaaattgaaagtatcaactgatgcttaaatattgctattgtttatctcaaagagaggaaaatagtttccttttaaacaagtcttctcttttaaaaaatattaataaatttttgccgattttgtattcgtagcacacactaatattataaagttttagatacggagcacaaactacaatgttatattaatcatgttttgaacatagtatatatatatatatatatatatatatatatatatatatatatatatatatatatatatatatatatatgtatatatatatatatattatcactatctaaacacaactacatatacatagatatactataatctaaagtgttgggcccatgCGCAGcagggcataggccgtctagtttctactattaagaagagccgATTGGGGCTCACTTTCTTGTCGTCCGTTTcccatttaattaaaaaaaaattgtgggccccccatatatattaaaaacaataactaatataaaaaaaatttgtgggccccataattctaatatatatatatctgttccaatttaattaaaaaaaaaattgtgggccccatatatattaaacaacaactaatattaaaaaaatagtgcaaattaataatcttcttaatagtagaaaaatcaaacaatattcatgtaattttcaaagtatctcattaagtcaataatgatggattcattaccacgtgtgtattcatagcaaacactaatataataaagttttaaatacggagcacaaactacaatgttatattaatcgtgttttgaacatagtatcccatattgacaaaatcaagcgatatatatataaaaaaaaaagtgaatcccatattaaaaaaataaacaatgtcaaagaaaaagtgcaaaaaaaattgtgggccccataattctaatatatatatatatataataaaattttaaatatggagcacaaactacaatgttatattaatcgtgttttgaacatagtatcccatattgacaaaatcaagcaatatatatatatatatatatataaatgaatcccatattaaaaaaaaaccaatgtcaaaaaaaaaaaagtgccaaaaaaaattgtgggccccataattctaatatatatatatagtgcaaattaataatgtcaaaaaaaagtgcaccccgtattaaaaaatcaaacaatattcatgtaatttccaaagtatctcattaagtcaataatgatggattcattgccacgtgcgtattcgtagcaaacactaatataataaagttttaaatacggagcacaaactacaatattatattaatcgtgttttgaacatagtatcccatattgacaaaatcaaacaatagataaaaaaaaaaaagtgaaccccatattaaaaaaattataatgttaaaaaaaaagtgttgggtttgtattcgtagcaaacactaacataataaagttttagattgtgttttgaacatagtatatgtatatatattatatgcataaaaatagtacaaactaataatgtcaaaaaaaaaaaagtgcatcccataaagggtggacctcatattaaacaacatcaagcaatatatatatatataaaaaaaagtgaaacccaccatctccaaactcactgtaaaaaaaagtggacatatatatatatatatatatatatatatatatatatatatatatatgcataaaaatagtgcaaattaataatgtccaaaaaaaaaagtgcgctacatattaaaaaatcaaacaatattcatgtaatttccaaagtatctcattaagtcaataagtagtcaaaccatacagttttttttttttttttaatattagcctgagatctaatctagatattaaattgttgtatttgctattccgccatgtcatttatttgttatgttcactaaaataaatatacttaaaatatttatattttaaaataagatagaatttaattacttttttatttttattcttactctaataattgtgaaaagagattaatgtcgtaaaaaaaaaatatatcaaatgtagatcaaataatgaataaggtaaatttaatcaaattataattctaatcaacgttttcttaaaaaccatgcaaaagacatcatgacaagtaaaatgagctaaaccgataatatttaccaaaaattaaaaaatagtatttcttcgtttaaatagaaaatcaatttctactttgtttcgttttaaacatgtaaaattaatttaataatttgaattagaattatccaaattaaaatttgataaaaaataataagtattttgcacctttaaattaatcgaatcaaagaaaaaaaaatagtttccttttaaacaagtcttctcttttaaaaaatattaataaattttccgaTTTTgtattgggcccgtgcgcagcacgggcataggccgtctggTATACTTATATATAAGCAAGAATCTTAATTTTTGTCGTCCTCACAGCCAGCCAATAGGGACCCACAGCGGTAATAAAGTTGCATACTTGGCTGCTGTTGTTGCTTTTTCACTTTTGCAAATTCTTACTTTTGCAAATTATCAGAGCATACGTGGCCTTTGTAATTGGTCATTTTTATATCAAAGTAACTTTTTGTGAATCTCTTTTAAATTATTATTACTCTttcgtctcaaaatatttatcataTTTCACTTTTCGAGAATTAATTACataattataaataatattttcttttaaaaatcattataTTGTTAAAAGTATTGCAATTCATAGTATTATTGATCATATAgttttttaatatctaaattttaaaatattgaataatCTTATCCAATATAACTCTGAAGATTAGTCAAATTGCCTTCCAAAAACAAAACGTGACAATTATTTTGGGACGGTGggaatatattatttaattttataTGTTCTGGTAAAATTTAGGCAACTTTAGAGTCTTTTTTTCCCCACAATTGGAGCATTTATTAGGTCTTACTATAGCTTTTATTAAACCTCCAGTATTTTGCTTCTTTAGCGAGCTCATATGAAGTTATAAACACCTGTCCTAAAATTATGTTTAGGTATTGTTTTAAAATCTTTTACTTTATTAATGtactttaattattatttattaatattctTGTAAGATCGTTAGGTTTATTTGTGTAAAAACTCGAAACTAAGATTATAAATATTGTAGTATGAATTTGGAGTTATTGAATTTTTTTGGTGTATTATATGATTCTAGAAGATGAAAACATGAATTTTTCTAATACAGgtgaaaataaaatacattattAAATCTTAAATGAGTTCAAGATAAACCCGAAATGAGTTTGAAGCAGAGCAGAGTTAGACTGTCGGCTACGAGTTTGGTCGGATTCGGTAGCGTTTTGGTTAAAAACTTGTATGTGTCTTAAAAATTCATtgagtatgtatagattattaattTATAACTAAGTAACTTAAGAAAATTATGATTCAAAACTCATCAGtttcaaattctggctccgcatctgatttgaagtaaataattttatcaaaatgaaCGCTAAAGATGTTATAAGGAGTTAAATAaaagttttccttttatacattagaaatatttttatttgaaattttaattattatACAGTAAGAAGTGTAACAAatgttatatttttttaattaaaatatctgcgtttatattttgagtttgcATGGGCCTCATGAAACTAGTTGATTTATAATGATTGAAATACCTTCGCTAAACGTCCTTTTTCTTGTAGTAAGTTTTACAAAAAAGAAAACCTTTAATCAAATCATTAATTGTTGTATTATGGCTTATGATTATATTTTAGCTTgtcataaaataatttatattataaaatCTTATCTAATTAATTTTGCATTAAAAATAAAGAGGCTTACATTATTTTTGTATTTGAACCAATTTCATAttagaatctttttttttttttttaaatgttctTATCAGTGTAAGCAACTTTAAGAGCAATTAAttcattgtaattttttttttttttattagcaaCACCTTTTCGCTAAAATTAGTTTTAACATTTTTAcccaaacacgtaactgcttatttattaaACAAAAAGAACTAAAAATATCACTAGCATATAGAAAATTGCTCCCAAATACCTCCAACACCCAACCTATTTTTTAGCTAAAAAATATCTCTCACACTAACACCCTAAACCTTATGAAGATTTTTAATTTTAATAAGTTAAGTTACTTATTATAATgaccacatatattatttaatttaaaattaaaCCCACTGACTCTTAAATTAACATGAGCATGACCCGAGTTCTTATAAGATGACCCGAGAATAGATGTTGCGGGTTGGTATATAAACATCGCAATGCGGTGGGAAACACTTTTCCCCCTCCCTCCAACCTTTGACGTTGAATGAATGCCGAAAGGGAGGGACTACTTCATCAAAGCCATTTCTAGAACCTTCTTCAGCAACACTCCCGTTTCTCAGGTAACTAAACACACTCTTTTCTCCGCTCTAATCACACTCTTTCACATTGATAGCCTCTTTGGCCAAGCTTTTACCAGGTCAAAACTGctcattttttccaaaaaaaagtgcttatttttttaaaaagtgagtgtgtttggtcaagcttttatgGAAATTAAGCGCTTCCAGGAGCAGTAGGTgttgtttttcagaagctaaaagaAGTACTAACTTTTTTGTAACACCAtctttttgaaaaatacttttcaaaataagtgattttAGAAGTTTAACCAATCACTAATTGCAGCTCAAAAGTGTTTTCTagattaattggccaaacacaaactttcttttcaacaaaagtaattttttggaaaacatttttcaaaataagCCCCGACTTACTATACGCTTTGTATTGCTTGTCCTTGCCTCTCTACCTCttgaggtaggggtaaggtctgcgtacactctaccctcccagaacttactttgtgagatttcactgggtatgttgttgttgtacttttcaaaataagcgaTTTTAGAAGCTATATTATACATAAAACTGTGGTGACATTGTGCAAGTGTACAGATGGATCAATCGACGCGTTACCGTTTCGGTCCAACTTTGAAATGGAATCCTATGGTTGAAGAATACTTCATCAAAGCTTACGGAGCTGATCATTTCTCTCGTATTTCCACTGCTCTCGCGTATGCTATTTGCCTCATCTACCTTCTTTTTGAGCTTTTCATATACGTACTATTACCAATTTACCATCCATCACATCCAATTTACACCTTTTATATTgttatgtactccctccgtccatattTACTTGTCCTCCatactaaaaatagatgtccacttttacttgccCAGTTTAGAAAACCAAGATAGAATTTAACACAAAGTTCTAAATTTATTACTATAATCACTTCTCAATGCATTTCCCAAAACATTGCATTTATTATATTCGAAGGGTGATATAGTAAATTTTTCATTCTATTTTTGGCTCCTTAATAGGCGTGCCAATTCAATACATGACAAGtgaaaatggacggagggagtatctatCAGATAACTTGTAGTTTTAACTTGAGTTCTACATTGAATTGATTAAAAGTAGTTCTTGGATTTGCTTAAATAGAGTTGAGCTCAATAGGAGGACATGACCCTTGATATGAGGGTGTGGAGGTTGAGGATTCGGATAGAAGGCTAGTAGTAGGTAGTTTCGCCTTTTGCTTTTCCTTACCAATAGTAACAGTATTATTTTCAGTAttcttattattttgttttattatttCCGTATTTCTCATTCTTAGTTTTCTATTACTACTTGTTGTCTCTTATTCTCTTAtgcttcatttttattactatgtTGCTGTTGTTTCCGCTTATGTTTCCATAAATGCCGTTTTTATGCTTtccttgagctgagggtctatcagaaacaacttATCTGCTTGCACAAGGTGGGGTTAAGGTCTGGGTACACTccaccctctccagaccccacttgtgggattaaattgggtatgttgttgtttttgtagAGTTGAGCTCAATCTCTGTGTTTGTAGATCCTGGTATTCAGTATTACAAATCAATGCCAAGCGATATAGGCAAAAATGAGGTTGAGAAAAAGAAGAGATTAATAAAAGTAGACTATTAGTAGTTAAATTCATTATTCATGTTGCTTCCCAGTACTTCCTTGTTCAATAAATAGAAGATGCTTTGAAGAAAAGTTGGAGAGTATAGCTGTTGTCAAATTCAAATTTATGAAAAATTCATTCTATTGGCACAAAGGGAGTTTTGCTACTGCACTATCTGACGTATAGATTGTTAGAATCTTTCACTATGTGATTCACACAAGTCCAGAATTTTATACTTTTATCAGTATCATCTTGGTACTAAAAGTTGAACAGAATATTTTCTATACCGTTAACAAAATAAGTACTTCCTCTTTTGTTATGATTTCTTCTTGTTTACACCTGTGTGTCTAAACATGTTTCTTTGCTTCGTTTGTGATATTTGAATGCCTTAACTGTAGGCATGAAAAGTGTCACTTATATTTCCTTTACATGTAGGTGTTTCCTTCTAACATTCAAATTATAATGCTTTTCTAAGGCGTCCATCATGTTACTCTTGTATCCGGGTGAATACGCTCAAATCAACAAGTGATGCTGTTATCAAGAAGCTTTTGGAAATTTTTAAGGAAAGAGGAGTGCTCGATGTCGTAGTTCAAGAATCTGCTACTACATTGGAGCCAGATAATTGTTGTAAGGCAACCCTAGAATGCACTGGAAGTGCAGAATCTCTTAAGGCCATCAAAAGTATCTCAAAGTGTCAATATCCTGGCTTGGACTATGTAGTATTTGTTAAAGGTACAGGACCGCATGCTATTCATTATGGGGACAACGAAGGCAAACCTCTTAAGGAGGTAATTGTGAGCCGAAAGTGTGCAGAGGCAGTTCTTCGTGGTGCCCAAGTGAGTGAGTTTTTCCGCAGTTATATAAACCCGCTTGGCTATAGGAATTCATTTTGAGTTGAATTGTAGAAGTTCATTGTCTTTCTCCCGAGTCAATATGGATAGTAGGTACATTTCAACCTTTAGATAGAAGGATGAAAAAATGCCAAATCATGATGGTGTTTCCAACTTTTACCAATTGATGTGTTGTGTGTTTAAGCTATCTATATTGCTTCTTAGGTATGTGCATGCAAATGCATAATGCTGTTTTGGTATTTGAGAGTGTCCAAGAGTTGTTTGCTTTTACCTATTATCTTCTCTATCATGTTAAAACACTTGACTGTTTACACGACAACATACATGCCTTTGCTTTCAACAACATTATAGCCTAAACCCTGGGCTAATAAGACAAAGAAATGGGGAGCTATTACTCTTGGCATTACTTGGACTATacatggaaagaaagaaaaaagaggtGTTTTGAAGGCAAAAAGGAGCAGTTGCAGTCTGAAATAGAGCTGTTTGCACCACTTGCACTATTGGGAAGATGGAAATGTTGTTTTGAAGTAGATAACATAGTGGACATGCTAGACTGCTTAGGATTTTAGTGAATAAAGCCAGCATTTTCTCTGTACTTTCACAGTATCACCTTGATACTAATttaataaaatcttaccttattAAAAGAAAGTAACAAGGATTAGTTGAATGAGGGATAAAGAGACTGATAGAGAGGGAATGACCCATAAATCATTGGTTGACCTTCCCTTGAACCAGTGACGGTGCCCTCAGCCGAGCTGTTTAGGTTTTGGAATTCCATCTCTAGTTCTATTTGGAAGTATTTTCAGAAAGTACACTGGAAAAGAttttataaagaaaaaggaaaaagaagaaaaaaatcatAATAGAAGAAAGAACTGTGCTGTTGCATAAACTGGATGACTTCTAAGAATTAAGGTCATGCAATCATGTGATTATCATATTTGGTGATTTATTCTTCTCTTCTTTGTGTTCTTAATTTATCCTGTCTTACTCAGGGGTGTAAATTTTGATTGATACTTCAAGTAGTAACTTACCCTTCTTCTCCATCTATGCACTGTTTAATCTGGAGCTATGTAATAGGCTCATACCTTTGTCAGGATAAGTGACGTATTGACCTTCAATATCACTTGATGTTATGAAATAGTTTTCTGTCTATAGGGGCACAAATATACCTACAGGAGAAACATATCTCTGCAGGTCGGCAATATTACCAAAAGATGGTATTGGAACACCAGAAGATCTTTCTTCTTTGATTTGCTGGAATCTTTTTGTAAAGAGTGCATGTACTTTAGTTAAATTACAAATGAATACCCTCCACATTAAATCTTACCATTTACTTATCATGTTCCCAGGTTTATGTGCCTGGTGTTTTGGCATGCAGTGCTCATGTTGAAACAGGTGATGCAGTTGCAGTTTCAGTTGCTGTGGAACAGTCTAGTCCAGATGGTGGATGGGGTGTTGCAATCACACGTGGGACTGTTCTACAAGGATCACAAGAAGGTAAACTAACTTCTTCATTTGCACCTTTTCATATCTACTAAAGTCTTCTTTCTGAAATCTTATTCTGTTGACCCCAAAGGCATTAATATGTTTTCTCTGTGGAAAAGCTTGCCGAGGACTTACTATTTCTTTGACATAAACTTGACATGTGCATGTAACTGCAGAATACATTTTGGTCTTGCTTCTGGCTTTTCCTCATTTTCACTTTTGCTCAACTATGACAGGGCATCAATAAGTTAATCATTTAGTATGGGTAACACCTGTCTCAATTAGTAGTTAGAGCTGGGGGTAAGCCAGTTGTTTTCAACGTAGAAAAGGTTCATATGATGGGGTGACGTGAATGTGCTTAATACACATAATTCAGATAGTTAATTCTCAAATGAATGAGAAATTCCTTAATGTGATAATCATTTTGACTCCTTATTTCGGTGAGTTTCTTACCAATGAAATACTAATTTTGCAGTAAGATATTTAGTAACTTATTTTGAACCTTTGGCTTCATTTCACACTGATGTACTCCTCCGAAAGGATTTTAATGTTACCAGACTATCCTCCTTATCACATGGTTATGGTGGGATATACTGCATTTTTATGGTTAAATACCTAGATGATTTTTCATCTAGTCTGATTTTGTGGATATAAGTTTGCTATGGTCTCTTTTCTTTATAACTTGTAAAAAAAAGTATGGTATGATCTTTCTGTAATTTACACTATATCTGCTTGATTTGTCCAAATATTGTCTCCTCTCTTACACAATCAACTTTTGCAGTATATAAATCTATTTCATCTTTATATTATTGCTAAGCTTTATCACATCCTTGCCGCCAATAGAGTGACCAATCTCAGTTTTGATTAGATCCTTATTATTTTGAAAGAGATGGCTACTACATTGGCCAAGCAACAGCAATGATGTCAAGAGCTGGGATGTTTCGTGTATCTGAAGGAGTTGCGGTGGATATGAAGGAAAGAGTATTTAGACTACCCTCCTTTTATGGTATAAGTTTCTCGCCTTTTCCAATGTTATTGAAATCATTTACAGGATATTATGTGCATATATTTTTATGGCACACTCGGTTTATCCCACCTGATGATGAGAATTTGCTTCAACTTAATAAATCTTGTTATCATCTAGTTTTAAAGAATGTTTACAGTCGAGCGTTTTTAAAGTTGCTACTTAATTCTAGTCTGACGAGGGTATCTCTGCCTTTCTGTATACAGGATTTGCCCCCATTATGAATGaaattatttcttaattgataaaAAAAGGGTGTGTCTGGCTTTTTTCTTTGGGTAACTGTATCAATTACGGTTCCTGTTTCTCATCCCTGTCAAGAATTAATGTGGGACAACAGAtgctttgaaggaatctcaactccTATTTGCTCTCTAAAGTCTAGGTGTTTAGTTAGTCTTTTTAGTTGGCATTTTTTTGCCCCTGTAAACAATGTGGGTAACTTTCTAGATTTTATCAGCTCCTTTTCTCTAGTTCAGTAGAGATAGGATATCTTTAGATTGTTCTACAGGTTTTGCCAAGCTTGCCAGCTTTTCCCatctgtaaccttgcatcttcttgatgttttactaatgaattttattactttaccaaaaaaaaaaaaaaagaattaatgtGGGACATTCACACTATTAGCTAATATTTTAAGTCTAAGTCATGGTTCTGAACTGGGAATGAGGTTAACTTTAACATACTCAAGTTTGCAACGGCAGAAATGATGTAAGATGTCTGTGATAATCAGAAGT
Protein-coding sequences here:
- the LOC132616621 gene encoding rRNA (cytosine-C(5))-methyltransferase NOP2C isoform X4; the encoded protein is MPKGRDYFIKAISRTFFSNTPVSQMDQSTRYRFGPTLKWNPMVEEYFIKAYGADHFSRISTALARPSCYSCIRVNTLKSTSDAVIKKLLEIFKERGVLDVVVQESATTLEPDNCCKATLECTGSAESLKAIKSISKCQYPGLDYVVFVKGTGPHAIHYGDNEGKPLKEVIVSRKCAEAVLRGAQVYVPGVLACSAHVETGDAVAVSVAVEQSSPDGGWGVAITRGTVLQGSQEDPYYFERDGYYIGQATAMMSRAGMFRVSEGVAVDMKERVFRLPSFYDLLEGEIFLQNLPSIITAHALDPQPGERILDMCAAPGGKTTAIASLMKDKGEVVAVDRSHNKVLGIQKLAAEMGLSCITTYKLDALKSVCHGAESDSLPNTCSVEDVQNTRTTHLLSTVIDEFDAKLLSEKNFKDLQLKDGQYTSKAELRKRIRQLKNGPGRNHTAGGRVEKSRGFSPNSFDRVLLDAPCSALGLRPRLFAGEDTIDSLRSDAKYQRKMFDQAVQLVRPGGVIVYSTIQKLEDPALLVVVNCLMDLLRNG